CATGGCCGACGCAGCAACCCGCATCCCCAGCCTGCATACGTATCGCACCCGGGGTGGGATTGAGATTCGTCGCAGCATCGAAAGCATCCCGCTTCAGGACGCCATCGAGCCGATCATTGACGGCCTCGACAGTCAGCCCGGCGTCCTCCTGGCCTCAAGCTATGAGTATCCGGGTCGCTATACGCGCTGGGACATCGGATTTGTGAATCCGCCTCTGGCCCTGAGCTGTCGGCAACGGGAATTTCGGCTGTCGGCCCTGAACGAACGCGGCCAGGTTTTGCTGCCGGCCATTTCCCGGGTGGTTGAGGCCCTGCCTGCGGTTGCCGCAGCCGAGCGCAACGAGCGCCACGTCTCGGGCACCATACAAGCCGTAGCGGGCCGCTTTGCCGAGGAGCAGCGCAGCAAACAACCCTCGATGTTTTCGTTGCTACGGGCGCTGATCGAGCTGTTCGCCTCCCCAGAGGACACCAACCTGGGGCTGTACGGCGCCTTTGGCTATGATCTGGCCTTCCAGTTCGAGCCCCTGCGTCTGCGCCTCGCCCGTCCAGACGATCAGCGCGATCTGGTCTTATACCTGCCCGACGAACTCATCGTGATCGACCACCGCCGGGACCAGGCCCTGCGCTATGGCTACGACTTCGAGACCGACGGTCGCTCCACCTATAATCTGCCCCGGGTCGGCACCGGCCAGCCCTACCGGGGCAGCGAGACTGTCGCCCAGGCCTGCGACCATCAACCGGGCGAGTACGCCGAGGGCGTTCGGGTCGCCCGCCAGGCGTTTCAGCGCGGCGACCTGTTTGAGGTCGTACCCGGCCAGACCTTTTTTGAGGCCTGCCCCTCGCCTCCCTCAGAGCTGTTTCGGCGCCTGCGGGAGCGCAACCCTTCTCCCTACGGTTTTCTGATCAACCTCGGCCAGTCCGAATACCTGGTCGGCGCGTCGCCCGAAATGTACGTCCGGGTCGAGGGCGACCGGGTCGAGACCTGCCCGATTTCCGGCACAATCGCCCGAGGCCGGGACCCGATCAGCGATGCCGAGCAGATCCTGCGCCTGCTCAACTCGCGCAAGGACGAGTCCGAGCTGACCATGTGTACGGATGTTGACCGCAACGACAAATCCCGGATCTGTGAGCCGGGCAGCGTGCGGGTAATCGGCCGGCGGCAGATCGAGATGTACTCGCGGCTGATTCACACCGTCGATCATGTCGAGGGTCGGCTACGGCCCGAGTTCGACGCCCTGGACGCGTTTTTGGCCCACACCTGGGCGGTGACGGTCACCGGTGCGCCAAAAGCCTGGGCCATGCAGTTTATTGAGGACCACG
This genomic window from Desulfurellaceae bacterium contains:
- a CDS encoding anthranilate synthase, which codes for MADAATRIPSLHTYRTRGGIEIRRSIESIPLQDAIEPIIDGLDSQPGVLLASSYEYPGRYTRWDIGFVNPPLALSCRQREFRLSALNERGQVLLPAISRVVEALPAVAAAERNERHVSGTIQAVAGRFAEEQRSKQPSMFSLLRALIELFASPEDTNLGLYGAFGYDLAFQFEPLRLRLARPDDQRDLVLYLPDELIVIDHRRDQALRYGYDFETDGRSTYNLPRVGTGQPYRGSETVAQACDHQPGEYAEGVRVARQAFQRGDLFEVVPGQTFFEACPSPPSELFRRLRERNPSPYGFLINLGQSEYLVGASPEMYVRVEGDRVETCPISGTIARGRDPISDAEQILRLLNSRKDESELTMCTDVDRNDKSRICEPGSVRVIGRRQIEMYSRLIHTVDHVEGRLRPEFDALDAFLAHTWAVTVTGAPKAWAMQFIEDHEKSSRAWYGGAIGLLGFNGTMNTGLTLRTIRLKDGVAQVRAGATLLYDSDPDEEERETHIKASAFLDAIRRPRDSRGERPLEIASPGRGKRILLVDHQDSFVHTLANYLRQTGAEVLTLRAGFPHHEFEAQRPDLVVLSPGPGQPSDFDVSGTLAAVLERRLPVFGVCLGLQGIVEHFGGELSVLPYPMHGKASAIRVLGGRIFEGLPRELTAGRYHSLFARKDRLPAQLHTTAESDDGVVMAVEHHELPIAAVQFHPESILTLDEDYGLRLMYNVVARLCGAAA